One window from the genome of Bubalus kerabau isolate K-KA32 ecotype Philippines breed swamp buffalo chromosome 17, PCC_UOA_SB_1v2, whole genome shotgun sequence encodes:
- the FCAR gene encoding immunoglobulin alpha Fc receptor, producing MAPRDITLFCLVLCLGQKIQAQDENFPIPIISAMPSSVIPWNGSVKILCQGTLESYLYQLEILENLTYKQVEKKLGFQEVAEFIINHMDTNTAGRYQCRYKREHRWSAPSEALELVVTGLYNKPFLSTDGGHVVMPGENISFQCSSAYMSFDRFSLSRPGGATLSWHRDARLQGDFTLGPVNLSFAGVYTCYGWHSGHPYVWSAPSNALELVVTDTTSQDHTTENWIRMGVAGLVLLALLAILAENRLGPQLPHQEDQQDLPDLSWSWQKSQTEWTFGLTPKDHQEDSWS from the exons ATGGCCCCCAGAGACATCACCCTCTTCTGTCTCG TGCTCTGTCTTGGCCAGAAGATTCAGGCACAGGATG AGAACTTTCCCATTCCTATCATATCTGCTATGCCCAGTTCTGTGATTCCCTGGAATGGGTCAGTGAAGATCTTGTGCCAGGGAACCCTTGAGTCTTATCTGTACCAACTGGAGATCCTGGAAAACCTCACCTACAAACAGGTGGAGAAGAAGTTGGGATTTCAGGAGGTGGCGGAGTTCATCATTAACCACATGGATACAAATACCGCAGGGCGCTATCAGTGCCGATACAAGAGAGAACATCGCTGGTCAGCGCCTAGTGAAGCCCTGGAGCTTGTGGTGACAG gCTTGTACAACAAACCCTTTCTCTCCACCGATGGGGGCCATGTGGTGATGCCAGGGGAGAATATTTCCTTCCAGTGCAGTTCAGCATACATGTCATTTGACAGATTTTCACTGAGCAGGCCAGGGGGGGCCACCCTGTCATGGCACCGAGATGCGAGACTCCAAGGGGACTTCACTCTGGGTCCTGTGAACCTCAGCTTCGCAGGAGTCTACACGTGCTACGGCTGGCACAGCGGCCACCCCTATGTATGGTCAGCCCCCAGCAATGCCCTGGAGCTGGTGGTCACAG ATACCACTAGCCAAGATCACACAACAGAGAACTGGATTCGGATGGGTGTGGCGGGGCTGGTCCTTCTAGCCCTCTTGGCCATCCTGGCTGAAAATCGACTGGGCCCTCAGCTTCCACACCAGGAAGACCAGCAAGATCTGCCTGACCTGAGCTGGAGTTGGCAGAAAAGTCAGACAGAATGGACCTTTGGACTAACTCCTAAGGACCACCAGGAAGACTCCTGGAGCTGA